A region from the Kribbella shirazensis genome encodes:
- a CDS encoding MarR family winged helix-turn-helix transcriptional regulator encodes MATERPDLAAMLYPLVRELIALEMPVLARHDISMWGYSVLTALDDTPVRTQAALAEAIGADKSRIIGTLDELQRAGLIDRTPDPDDRRVRLLSITAQGRKVRRAVRKDIQTQEAQVLDRLPPADRKAFLRILQELHTSR; translated from the coding sequence ATGGCAACCGAGCGTCCCGACCTGGCGGCGATGCTGTATCCGCTGGTGCGCGAGCTGATCGCGCTCGAGATGCCGGTGCTGGCCAGGCACGACATCTCGATGTGGGGCTATTCGGTGCTCACCGCCCTCGACGACACCCCGGTCCGCACCCAGGCCGCGCTGGCCGAGGCGATCGGCGCGGACAAGTCCCGCATCATCGGCACCCTCGACGAACTCCAGCGGGCCGGGCTCATCGACCGCACGCCCGACCCGGACGACCGCCGCGTCCGCCTGCTCTCGATCACCGCGCAGGGCCGCAAGGTGCGCCGTGCCGTCCGCAAGGACATCCAGACCCAGGAGGCACAGGTCCTCGACCGGCTCCCGCCGGCGGACCGCAAGGCCTTCCTTCGCATCCTGCAGGAGCTGCACACCTCACGCTGA
- a CDS encoding anti-sigma factor family protein has protein sequence MSDPYREWDAAYLLGALSAKDRHVYEEHLHTCAECSAAVGSLAGVPGMLAAMPAERALATVTAEAPNLLPGLVRSVQRDRRRQRIRFGALATAIGIAAAVIGALVVVPLTRDEPKGDYVVLAQTVSSKLSADARLVPEPWGTTIEISCRYDELATPSERARGYELYVTDTSGKVELIASWTSAPGTTVKPAATTKLKRHEIKALDIRSSETGRVLLAVRF, from the coding sequence TTGAGTGACCCGTACCGGGAGTGGGACGCGGCCTACCTCCTCGGCGCGTTGTCGGCCAAGGACCGGCACGTGTACGAGGAGCACCTGCACACCTGTGCCGAGTGCTCGGCCGCCGTCGGGTCCCTGGCCGGCGTACCGGGGATGCTGGCCGCGATGCCGGCCGAGCGGGCGCTGGCCACCGTCACCGCCGAGGCGCCGAATCTGCTGCCCGGGCTGGTCCGCAGCGTCCAGCGGGACCGGCGCCGGCAGCGGATCCGGTTCGGTGCGCTGGCCACCGCGATCGGGATCGCGGCGGCCGTCATCGGCGCATTGGTCGTGGTCCCGCTGACCCGCGACGAGCCGAAGGGCGATTACGTCGTACTGGCCCAGACCGTATCCAGCAAGCTCTCCGCCGACGCCCGGCTGGTGCCGGAGCCCTGGGGTACGACGATCGAGATCAGCTGCCGGTACGACGAACTCGCGACGCCGAGCGAACGCGCCCGGGGCTACGAGCTGTACGTCACCGACACGTCCGGGAAGGTCGAGCTGATCGCGAGCTGGACCTCCGCCCCCGGGACGACCGTGAAGCCGGCCGCGACCACGAAGCTGAAGCGCCACGAGATCAAGGCGCTGGACATCCGCAGTTCGGAAACCGGTCGCGTCCTGCTCGCCGTTCGCTTCTGA
- a CDS encoding sigma-70 family RNA polymerase sigma factor translates to MADDRAMLLRELHDVHAPALWRFVVRLTGDERLAEDVVQETLLRAWRRPNILAEDEPGARAWLFTVARNLVIDDRRSARVSREIASDDLPENPSADHANAVLDAWLVAESLAQLSEEHRQVIVRAYYGRRTVSDIAEELDIPSGTVKSRLHYGLRALKLALQEKGVTNH, encoded by the coding sequence ATGGCCGACGACCGGGCGATGCTGCTGCGTGAGCTGCACGACGTGCACGCTCCTGCGCTGTGGCGGTTCGTCGTCCGGCTGACCGGCGACGAGCGGCTGGCCGAGGATGTCGTCCAGGAGACCCTGCTGCGGGCGTGGCGCCGGCCGAACATCCTGGCCGAGGACGAACCGGGCGCCCGGGCCTGGCTGTTCACGGTGGCGCGCAACCTTGTCATCGACGACCGGCGCAGTGCCCGGGTCAGCCGGGAGATCGCCAGCGACGACCTCCCGGAGAATCCGAGCGCCGACCACGCGAACGCAGTACTCGACGCATGGCTGGTCGCGGAGTCACTGGCACAGTTGTCGGAGGAACATCGGCAGGTGATCGTTCGCGCGTACTACGGGCGTCGTACGGTCAGTGACATCGCCGAGGAACTGGACATCCCGTCGGGCACCGTGAAGTCGCGGCTGCACTACGGGCTGCGGGCGCTGAAGCTCGCGCTGCAGGAGAAGGGGGTGACGAACCATTGA
- a CDS encoding DoxX family protein encodes MTGVFRIVVGFLFATHGAAALFGVLGTDKVGLFVWPSWWASLIQTVGGALVMIGLGTRYAALLCSGSMAYAYFTVHQAGALLPVQNGGEKAALFCFAFLLIAFLGNGAWALERAARAQQATVATE; translated from the coding sequence GTGACCGGCGTTTTCCGGATCGTCGTCGGGTTCTTGTTCGCCACCCACGGCGCGGCGGCGCTGTTCGGCGTACTGGGAACCGACAAGGTCGGCCTGTTCGTCTGGCCGTCCTGGTGGGCGTCGTTGATCCAGACCGTCGGCGGCGCGCTGGTGATGATCGGGCTCGGCACCCGGTACGCCGCGCTGCTGTGCTCGGGATCGATGGCCTACGCGTACTTCACTGTGCACCAGGCAGGTGCTTTGCTGCCTGTGCAGAATGGTGGCGAGAAGGCGGCACTGTTCTGTTTCGCCTTCCTGCTGATCGCTTTCCTGGGCAACGGCGCCTGGGCACTGGAGCGGGCGGCGCGAGCGCAGCAGGCAACCGTAGCGACCGAGTGA
- a CDS encoding TIGR03086 family metal-binding protein, with product MPTIDYVTLDAEAVRTSIELVSTATPADLAAPTPCRAWTLYGLLAHMATQHYGFAAASRGDADPEVWKLRDLGDDPVKAYVESAEHVLDAFAQPGVAERTFPLHEFGPDAAFPGAQAISFHFIDYVVHSWDVAKSLGTAVTFSPAVLEAAQDVAQLVPTGDIRHAPGTPFAPDVPWPGHDPLDRIVSHLGRNPAWPN from the coding sequence ATGCCTACCATTGATTACGTCACCCTCGACGCCGAAGCCGTCCGGACCAGCATCGAGCTGGTCAGCACAGCGACCCCCGCCGACCTCGCCGCGCCGACCCCGTGCCGGGCCTGGACGCTCTACGGCCTGCTCGCCCACATGGCCACCCAGCACTACGGCTTCGCGGCCGCCTCCCGCGGCGACGCCGACCCGGAGGTCTGGAAGCTCCGCGACCTCGGCGACGACCCGGTGAAGGCGTACGTCGAGTCCGCCGAGCACGTCCTGGACGCCTTCGCCCAGCCCGGCGTCGCGGAGCGCACCTTCCCGCTCCACGAGTTCGGCCCGGACGCCGCCTTCCCCGGTGCGCAGGCGATCAGCTTTCATTTCATCGACTACGTCGTCCACAGCTGGGACGTCGCGAAGTCCCTCGGTACGGCGGTGACCTTCTCTCCCGCCGTCCTCGAGGCCGCCCAGGACGTCGCCCAACTCGTCCCCACCGGCGACATCCGCCACGCCCCCGGCACGCCGTTCGCGCCGGACGTCCCGTGGCCGGGCCACGACCCCCTCGACCGCATCGTGTCCCACCTCGGCCGCAACCCCGCCTGGCCGAACTGA